Sequence from the Equus caballus isolate H_3958 breed thoroughbred chromosome 6, TB-T2T, whole genome shotgun sequence genome:
CGAGGAGGAAGCACTACTGACTGGCTGTGCACTTAGGAGATCTGGCTGGCTGTTTTGAGCAAAGCCATCTAAGGAATTGGCTTTGATGGGCACATTCACTGTCAGCCTGGCACCCAGGGACCTGCTATCTGGCACGGACGACTGTCTGTAACACCGTGGGGATCGCAGAGAAGGCGACAGTAAGCCGGCTGTCCAGTCCTGGCTGCTTCTTCTGGAGGAGGCGctgtctttgctttctctttcaatGTCCCTCAGCATGTACCTATAGAACTCCTCAGTTATGCTTTCGGTGCTGGACTGTTTGGAGGGACAGCTTGGCCTCACACTGAGGTGGTCATTTTTCTGGCACGCCTGTTGCATAGCTGAGTTCAGAATGCTGCTGGCATTCTTGCCTGCATAGTAATCCAGCAATAACTCAAATCCTCTTCCTTCATTTTCCATCTGGTTCACCATGAACCTGGCAAACTCATCAGTGATGCTCTCACAACTCGACTGCTTGGAGACTGAGCTGGCTCTGCTAACTGGCTGACTTAGGGTGCTCGTTAAACCCAAGCTGTTTACAAATGCCCTGGCATTAGAGTCCTCCTCTGGAATGCTTTCACAGCTGGAGGCCTTCAGCCGATTCCACCTGTCTCCACTGAGTAGCCGATTCCGGGTATAGCTCTGGGCTTGCCAGACACCTTCCACCATGGAGAACTCTGTTAGGTTCATGATTTTGGCTGCCACTTCATTTgcaaaaatattaacagaatCTGGGATGTCCTCAGGGTTCATAGACTCATCCACAACTCTGTTCATCAGCTTTTCTTTCAGCTCTGGGTGCTCATCCGTTTTCCTCTTGATCTCGCTGAGCCGCGGTGGCTTGTGTTTCCTCACGGTGGCCCCACTGGCCTggctctccttcttccttttcaaggaTCGGCAGGGTTTGTTCGGGGTAATCAGAAACTCACTCCCTCTCTTCCATGCACAAAACCAGGGTTGTTTTCCATTTGAGTTGTCAAGGCAAATCGCTGCGATTTCAGTTGCCATGGAAACAATCGTCTCTGCTAATTCTTCCGCAAAGTCTGTAATGCCGTATACGTCTGCGTGTTTTGCCTGTAGTACGGATTGAGCAGGAAGGAGCAAGTCATTCCCTAACAAAGACAGGTTAACCTGAACTTCACTGTTTAGAGGTGAGGCACCGTTGTACTTTTCTTGGACATTTGCATGGATGCTGTCCTCAGCATCCTGGGAACAGCTGCTGCACTTGCCGACTGTTGGTGTCCTTTCTCCTTCTGAAGAGACTCTGCGTTCATTCTCATTGTGACTGGGCGTCTGATGAGGGTTTTTTGTATCTTCTCCCACATCTGTTCCTTTCAGATATATTTCCTCGGGGGATGTTTCAGCAGTCGAAGAATCAGTCACTCTGGGACTACAGGACAATTCACATTGCAGCGTGGGGTTCTGGAAGAGGCCTGGCTTCACTGGGCCCCGGTTATCTTGTTTCAGATGCACATCGTCCACCAGATCATTGATAACAAGACCGGTGCTATTGCTAAGTGGATGGCCACTGGAGTATTCGGTGGCTTTTGTCCATGCTTGACCAGCAGCCTGATCCGGTAGTTGGCAATCCAGGTCCATTTCCCTCCATCTGATGGTctccttagaaaggcctgtggGACATTCACCAAGCTGTATCATATGGCTCATCTTCTTGATCGTGGAGCATATCACATTGAAGAGCAGTTGATGTGTACTTTCCATCAAGGTGTCCAGAGTTTCAGATGAATGCCTGCCATCATCGGGGtcgaatattttatttttctggtgaaCTTCATCCATCGAATGCTTCAGGATAACATTGGACAGGGTCTGTGCCAGTTCATTACCGATCACATTTTCTGAGCACGAGCTCTGAGGCTTCGAAGCATTTTCTATGATTCTCCTGGTCATTGATTCCATGAGGTCTCCCATACTGCTGTAGGTATTAGGTTTCGTTAAAACCAGAGCGGCCTCCTTGAGCAGCGCCTCAGCAATGGCTTCGTTCCCCAGCTCCATGCTCTTCCCTGTCGCTAGACTACAAAGTGGAGGGGTTGCTGCAGAAGCGTTAGCTGCAGATACGTGCCCACTTGAAGCCACAGGGCACTTCACCTCTCCTTTTTCACCCAGGCCACAGACAGCAATGGCGCTCGCCACCTGAGTCATGCCACACAAAGCAGAGGGAAGCGAGTATTCACTGACGGAAGGTTCCTTGGGTCCTTCGGGTGCTTCAGTTTGCATTGGTCCATCGCCACCCAGTGGACGGTTTGAAACCAGGGATGCTTGCTCCATTTTGAATCTTTCTGTGGCCTGTGGACTCGAAATGGTTCCAATCACAGTGGCTGCGCAAGCTAATGCTATTTCTAGAGCACTCTGGGGGTGTCTGGTGTTCTCTCCAGAGAGGACGCCTGAGGTTTCAGCAGAGACTTCTGTCTCAGGCCACGAGGAGATGCCTGGCTCAGGGGCAGTATTGCTGCCATCTGGACTCTGAAAAATGACTATTTTGGGGAGCTCATTCCATGACTGAGGGACCACGATATCTTTCGTGGAACAGCCAGTGGGAAGCAGAACACTTCCTACAGAAACACTGGCTTCAGGTTCCTGGGGTATCGTAGGTGGAGACTGAGATAGTCTAATAAATGCGTCTTGCAGCACAGATTCTGCTAAATTTGTAGCATACTCGCCAGTTGTGACTTCTCCATGTTGTATGGGAGGAAGAGAGTTTGTTCCATCCTCGTGGTCTCCTGGGTCTAAGTTGCTGCCATGCTCAGTGACAGTGCCACATGCAGAAGGTCCATCTTTCTCAACCATCCTGGAGAAATAAGCATCGCCTGGAATATATAGTGCCTGTGAGTTTCCCACTTGacctttaaaattttctgaataaTAACAGTTTGTGGCTGGTCCGTCATTCTCTTCAGCTTCACCTTTCCATTCACATGGCTTGGCCGAGGGATCTAGACTCTGCAAAGTTGTGTCTTCTGCGGCTTTTTCCAGAGATCCTTCTGTTTTAATCAACAGTGTGTGATATTTGCTAACGTATTTGTCTTCCAAAGTACAAAGCAACTTTTCCTTGCTGCAATTCCATTCCTCCTGGATGGCTTCCTCTGGCTTTTTACTTTCTAAAACATGGGCTGCAATACTTATATTTTCATAAcctagaagagaaaatgaaggccATTATTACTTTTTGGATAGCAGGTTCTCATGAGTCTAAAATAACAATTACTTTCTAAAAATGCCTTTAAGCaccaggtgtttttttttccccctcaaaataGCATTTTGAATGtttcttcaagaaaaatgaaTCTGAAAAGGTTTTTGAGTTCTAATATGGAATGCTGCCCAACCAAATGGTTTCCAATGTGGGATACAAATGCAAGCGCtagagtgaaagaagaaagtgtttgGAAGCTGAGGGCTGGTCACCGTTCTTCAGGGGGAAAGGAACCCAGGAGTTGCATCTTAGAGCTTCCCAGTGGGTACAGTGGGAGAAAGGAGGATGTTTAGAGCAACCTCAATAGTGAGCCTTGTGCAAAGATTTGCTCTGAAGTTTGCATAGGACTTGCCCCAGAGACAGTGGCAACAACATCTGGGGCATCCTTTCCTCTGTGGCTAACAGTGGGGAAGAGGAACCCATTGTTCACTGAGCTCTATTAATGAGTCAATCGAAAGATGAATACATGAGTACTAAGCACTCGCCTGGgttatttccttctgtcttcacaataataatagttaaacataataaatatatatagataaataaaataaatataatagttCTAGAGGTACTATTACACTCTTAAATTACAGATAAAGAAAGCAAAGCTGGAAAATATGAGATAACTGGCTCCAGTTTTCACTGCGTCAAAGAGGCAGTAATAGAATTCAGGACAGTTTAACTCGGCTTCAACTAATAGACGGCTTTTATGGAAGTCTTAGGGAAGTTAACTTTCCTCCCAGTGATCATCTCCATCTCTTGGCAGGCAGGAGGATTTCCCTTTAAAACACACAGATTTCCTTCAGCATCCCCAAGGCATCTTTAGGGAGTCTGGAGCCATCTAACCATTAAATGTATTAAGGGCATTAGTCAGCATCCAGCCTAGTTTTCTCTCAACCCCCTTCTCTCCCTAAACTCAGTAAGTGAAGACTGTGATGTGCCAGCCAAACTGATGTGGCCTGAAACTTTTCTGAAATTTCACCTAGACCTTTTTATACGTGACTAATTTCAGGATGCACATTCGTTTCATTGGAAAGTTCTCACCATTCCTATATTCTTCcacctcactttcctcctctaaGTGCTCAGATGCAGTGAGAAAGTCTTCCTCAATTGAAGACAAGGAACAGTTTGTGTCATCCTCCACTTTCAAGACGTTTGTTTCCAGGTGGAGCTGCCGCTCCTGCACCAGTTCCAGACCGATCAAAAATTTGTTGATTTCAAAGATGATGCAATTGGTACTGTTTGGTCTGTTCCCTCTTGCACACTGGACCAAGCAGATATCTGGCAGCCAAGGACACtgaatgcagagagaaaaaaaggcatttattaaaagagaaaataaaaaaccatTGCCTCTGACCTTTCTTCTTCCACTAATACCTCCTGTTAGAAAGAGTGGGGacctttaaaatatttggaatatttcctGGGCTTATATTGATGAACTGATTGAAAAAACCTCAAGGGATGTTTGGGAACACGGAGTACCTAGAAAAAGTTTGACTTAGGGGAAAGTGGACCAGTTGTATCACATTTTTGTACTTTCCTTTCAAAGCAAAAATTGCACTGAGCAAAGTTAAACAGGCCAGGAAGACTTATTCAAAGCTATTAAAATAGGGGAGAGAGGCAGAATGGAGTTGGGTCACAAGcactgaaacaaaaaggaatagGGTTTTAAGAGCTGGTGTAGGAGGATTGTAGGCCATCTGTATTTGCTAATTGGCTTTactcaaaagaaaagtaaattttcttgTATCTTCATGGCAGGAGGTAGTTTTGCAAATTGGAATGAGGTGTCCACTGAAGTTAGGCTTCCGTCCTTCCACTCTGATAGGAGCACTATCTTCtttgataattatatttcaaagagaTGATTCTTAGGTCTTTGAGAAAGGCATCCCTAGGCTGTAAAACTGgaaagaggctttttttttttttttgctggggaagatttgccctgagctaaaatctgggccaatcttcctctatgtttagtatgtgggctgccagcataTCATGGCCTctaacagagcggtgtaggtctgcgcccgggcaCTGGGCAGAGAAATAATTTATAGTGATAAGTTTTATAAAGTAAATTTTCTCAAAAAAGGGAGGTCAGGGCCTAGGGTTAGGAAGAAGGCTGTCTAAAACTTAATGTTAAGGCCATCTTGGGCCCGCTTCTTGACTAAACTGAGTCCCAGTTTCTCAGACCAATATCTTTTTCTGCGTTGGTGATATTCAGTAAAACCTCTGCCACGATTTCAGAAGTGTGTCAAGTGTTCTATCAAGTACAGTTAGAAGTGATCATTTGTGTTGCTCATCTGAAGAAACAGCCAAAATGTGATTTAATGAAATCCACGTGAAGTGAATTAATTATCTCTAAAACATCAGTGTATGGGGATAGCAGTGATAAGAAGGCCCAAAATATTGAATGGTGTCCCAGTGAAACCTATTAATTGTGTTCAGTTCTGGGGTTACAGATCATATTCCTCTTCTCCACTACAAGTCTTCACTACTCACACTGTTGTTCACTAGAATAGCAATGAAAATGTTTCAATTGCTTGCACACAGATTACCAGTAAGTTACAAACATGTCTGGTTCATCAGGGTTTTCGTTTTTATAAGAGGACCAATATGCTGATTTAtagtaatttttaagagaaaattcatTGAATGGAAATGAGAGTTAATGGGTAGGGGGAAGCTAAATAAATTCATCCCAAAGTAGAATCTGAAATGTTTGggaaaaatgttttatgtttaaATGTTCACCttacaaaaaattatttaaatcacATGCTTACCTGTGGTTGGAGTTAATTGAGTCTAATCCTAGTTAACTCGCCATTTTGGAATCCTGGACTCTGAACATTCATGTGTGTGAGTGGTGAGTATGTGCACATGCAGAGGAATACGTACATATAGACATTCAAATTGTACTTCTGAAAGCAGTATATCTTCTTCTTACAAAAATATCACTTATAAATCTCTTTGATTGGATATTATAATTAAAGTAATTCCAGGAGAAatgattataaaatgaaaaattctaccATTCTCCATGGAGTCCAAGGGTCCATCCCCCAGGGGCTCAGAAATAGCGTTCATCAACGTGCTTACGTGATTAAGtctgtttttcaagaaaaatggTCCATAACCTTGCTTTTCAAAGTGTAGGTTGTGGACCAGCAGCCTGGGCGTCACGTGGGCACTTGTTAGTAATGCATAATCTTAGTCCCCACCCCAGATccactaaatcagaatctgcattttcaatgAATCTCTGGGAGATTTCTACACCCATCGACACTCGACAAGTACTGGTCTATAGATTTTATGAAATTCATAAAGAGTCTGCAACACCCCCCCAAATGGTGACGAATTGCTGTTATAGAGTAATAGCAGCTGGCTTAATTTTCTTTCCACTGAATTCAGATATAATACACAAAACTGAAATTTACCAGCTACTTTCTAAGTGCCTATTACATGCAAGGTATGCTGGGAGGGGCAAACAAGACTCACAATTGTCCTGGGGTGGAGTACCATACACTGCCCAGTGGTTCAGACatgaataaaaacaattataaagtTGAACCACAGGAAGTTGCCATATTTGCAGGTCAAAATGATTGCATGTTGGTCATTTCACATCATCtagattaaatatatataacataaggTAAAATGTGGCAGGAATCAAAAGAATATTAACAAAGCAATATGAAAGTTAAGTAATACTTCAAGATAGACTTCGAGCAATCATATTATTCAATGTGGAATGCTACAGAGCTATGGTTTTTGTagacagaaaacattttctttgcaatcttCTTGAAAGTTAATAAACATCCTGGGAGTCTTAGGTAAATGAAGTTTAAACAATATAGCCTATAAAATAATTGCagatattattataaaatttttatggtAGTCTATTAGGTACTTGGCATTTCTTATTACCTCTGATGCAAATAATTTTCTATGAGGTTGGTGGTGCTATTGCTCTCTTGCGGATGAGAAATCAGAGCCACAGAAAGGCTAACTGGTCCTTTCAAGGTCACACAAATACAAATTGGAAGAGCCAGCCTTGCAATCCAGGTCTGTTGGACTCCAATTCCTGTGTCCTTTCCAATTCTCCCCATGGTCCAATAACAAAGATCCAATGTCCACAGAAGATATGCAATTTGGTAAAGATGATGGGTTGTACCTAGACCTCCTCAAACTCAAAGTATGCTCAGTAAAATTATGTGTTCATTTCATAGCAAGGACAGCCACAGGAGTAGATCTTATTACTGTACATAATAAACATCTCAGAAAAATTTCCTTCTgtagaaaaataattgattttacTTACATTTTCCACTTAGTATTTGACTTGACTGTTGACTATTGTAATGATCGTGTTTCTTAAGACTTTTTAAGAGTCTTATCCTAAGACTCTGCTAAGAACAATTCGAGGAGGGAAAAGGTAACTGTCGTGCCTCCTCCTCATCTCTGTCTCACTGGTGTGTATTCATTAGTCTTTTGAAACACATATGCATGGATAGTTGggcatatgtttttatatatttagtaaTATTCATAAGAAAGAATGTCTGAGAAGATGCCAGGCTGTAAGTAGGCAGCTCCATGAAAGCAAGATGTCTGACTTATTTACTGCCACATCTTCAGCATCTAGACAGGGCTTAACTTTCAGGAGGTGCACAATatatacttgttgaatgaatgagggatgttatgaatattttcttacatttttccaATTGTAtaatttaattgtaaaataatGCAGCAACATAAAAAAGCAATAGAGTTATTTGTTGAAGCACAAAGACatgaataaacaaagagaaaactgctCATAGATAACAAAATTCCTCAAGAAGCAGAAAAGGCACTTCCTCCATTAGGCTTGCATCAATATTATACTTGTCTTGCTTGAAAGAGCCCAGCCAGTATGTAAATAGATGATTACTCCTGTTCTTAGTACTCTACTCTGctactttattttgctttaaataacatttctttctccttcatcttccttcagtttttttgtatggatagaaaataaaactttgcatTTGAATATCCTCCGCACTTCTCAAGGTGctttcatattatttcattaaatcacTTTGACTTGTTTCCGAGAATgtagaaaagtattttttaaaatctccctcTTGTAGAATAGGAAATCAAAGTTAAGAGAAGTAAGGTAATTTGTTACCTGGACTACTGAAAATTTTAGGCTGATTGTCAAAAATCTTCTTTGGCATTGTAATTTCCTGGGTCAAAGGTGCCAAGTAGCTTGTTGACTCTCTTCCACACAGGGGCAATGGGGACATGAGCTATGCCCTTGGGACTGATTTAGACCTCTCCACTTAACCCAGCTCAAGTTGCCTCTGCCGATATCTTCATCCTTCCTTATGGATTAACAGATTGCCAATTTTAATGGGGCAAGGCAGCCAAACAGAGAATATCCCTAAATGTGTACGTACTTGCTAAGATGGGATTTAGCATTGATATGCTGCCCTAACATTGCTGGTCTGTTAAAACATATGGATTGTGGTACCTACAAAATGATGTAGGCCTTTGGGAGATTGTAGAGGGTGAAGTGATACAAAGGAAGTGATGGAGACTCttgaaataaagaagaatgaaatgttTAAGAGTGTTATAGTTCACAGGCAATTCTTCATAGCTCTTAGGAAAAGTACGCAGATTTGAACATGGTTTGGTGGATGATCTTTAATGAGTCCTGGGCAATTTGACTCTTTTGACCCTAATGAATGTCTGTGTTACTTTTGTGAGCCAACATCATTCACCCTTCTTCTGGTTCTCATATGCTGTGAGATGCCATTTTCTGGCCCACTCACAGTCCAAGTACTTCACATGCAGTAATTCACCTCAAACTCCAGAGGTGATCATGTGATGCAGGCCTGGCCAATCCAAACACTGCATTCCTCAGGCCATAGGGATTGGTTCAGAAATGGGCATGTGACACATGAAAGCCAACAGAACACAATGCAACGTTTGCTAGGAGCCACTTGGAAGAGTCATTCAATTTTGCTCAACTTGAACCCAAAGGGATATCGTCTCCTTGCAGGAAGAGCTTGTCTCATgatgaggaaaatggagaaagcaggaaagaggCCACAAGAGAAAATCCATGTCCTGATGACATTGTGCAAGTCCCTGTATCTAATCCAGCCACTGGAGTTTTTAGTTACAAGAGAAAATACATTCTCTTTGTGTTTAAGCCGTTTTTCTGTCATGTTTAATTAGGAATCCTCACAGGCCTAGTGCAGAAGTACTCTTAAAACTCAGGTGTGAAAATTGCTTTTGGTCATCATGGTTTTGCCTAATGTAAAGAGAGGGCACTTAGACccatttctgtgttctctttttagacaattaattttctcacaaGGAAATGTGCTATTAGACTGACTGTGAAGAATTTTGTTCTAGTCTTGATTAGCAAATTGTAGATTTTTATGAAGCATCTGGAGTAGAGCAAGAAATAGTGAGTGGGCTTCTGagattttttatatttagatgcattgaagaataaaagaagattttaaaattttccagcaAAACTAAAACTCAAGAAAGAACAATTTGGAGGAAAACAAATGCTCATTATTTTAATCTGTAGCTGTGTCATGTATCACTATCAAgtattttatttgagaaaattagCAATCTCTTATACAATATgcctttagaaatattttatatattttcctataaattGATTAAACAATTTGAAatagttttagttttcttcaaATAAAGAGTGTTATAATGATTTATTTAACAACAGTGAACACCAGTGCATTGAATGAGAATAATAGTATTTTAATTCCTGCTTTATTTCTAGTAACATTCGCTTCGGCTGGGAATTTTATTCTTTGGGCCCAGCAAACTCCCGTTCCATCCTTGCAGCTGCTATCCTGTATTTATTAGGTTGGCTGGTTTGGAGTATCCCAAGAAAGAAATAACAtgcagaaagaagaaattgtggTATTCTGGGACAACATGGTATAAATTAGAATTTTGGCATTATTCCTGAGACAGAAGACAATCTGGTTTTTGATTATCCAGTAGATTTGTAGAAAACCAAGCTAACCAATCAATGCCTGGTGTGTCTGCTCTAGGTTAAGTGTGACTTAGCACCATGAACTTgagaagataataaatgttaGGAGTTGATGTAAGGGAAGCTCTGTCAAACTCTAAGTGGAATTATTtaggagaaaagcaaatgaagaCTATCCTTGACTACAAAGACACTTTTGATCCTTATGCTATGGGAGCTTATGTGTAGCATCTATCTGAGGTTCACACTGATTGTGCCGAGAGCTAACCACAGATAACTTACCACTAGCGAATACCTTAACAAGAGCTTATATTACTTACCTGTGAAACTTCAAAATCTGCCTGGAGATTTCCAGATGTTAACCCACTTAGGAGGACAATTTCGTTTTCTTTTGGCTGTTGGACGTTCATGGAGTTGATAAGTTTTGGAAGATCTGGTGAAACGTTGACCAATTTCTGTAGAgcaaaaatctttattattttagatgaTTTCTTTTCCACTTTCAAAATACTACCCCAAAACTATTTTGCTTGCAAAAATAATATACTCGTATAATCACTCATGCTATAGATTACTTAATCTACCATGATTATTACTAGAAGAGATTGTATAAAATTGAAGCATAAAGCTTTAAACTGGAATAGGAAATTTCTTAAACATAAGCCTTAAAAACTTTTTAGTTCTAAACTTTCCAAAGTAAACATTCAATAATTACTGTCACACACAGGTATAAATAATAGTTttggaaattcttttcttttaagaccTTGAATAAGAGACTTGACTAATAATCATCTATTCTAATAaagtcaataataataatattaataataaaataactaccAACATTGATTTTGTTCTATGCACTAGGCACTATGCTAAATACTTTCCATATATTACATCTTACTACATTTAAACCCCACAACAACCCTATATGGATTAGGTACCTCTATTACTTCCTTTTTACACATAAGTAGCCTGAAACCCAGGGAATAAGATTAGTTCCTTGAACAAGTTTATGTATTTAAATCAGTGCCATTGTGCCTGCTCTTAGGCACAGAAGAAGATTGTCTCAAATCACTCACAAAAATTCTTC
This genomic interval carries:
- the SPHKAP gene encoding A-kinase anchor protein SPHKAP isoform X1; its protein translation is MATPCSPYQAMWVVEPNSPTCLSAALSTRRHSQESSNLESPLMCEVSAPQQGSASGGSGSSLGGSITACKKVLRSNSLLESTDYWLRNQRTPCQIGFVEDKSENCASVCFVNLDVNKDECNTEHLQQKLVNVSPDLPKLINSMNVQQPKENEIVLLSGLTSGNLQADFEVSQCPWLPDICLVQCARGNRPNSTNCIIFEINKFLIGLELVQERQLHLETNVLKVEDDTNCSLSSIEEDFLTASEHLEEESEVEEYRNGYENISIAAHVLESKKPEEAIQEEWNCSKEKLLCTLEDKYVSKYHTLLIKTEGSLEKAAEDTTLQSLDPSAKPCEWKGEAEENDGPATNCYYSENFKGQVGNSQALYIPGDAYFSRMVEKDGPSACGTVTEHGSNLDPGDHEDGTNSLPPIQHGEVTTGEYATNLAESVLQDAFIRLSQSPPTIPQEPEASVSVGSVLLPTGCSTKDIVVPQSWNELPKIVIFQSPDGSNTAPEPGISSWPETEVSAETSGVLSGENTRHPQSALEIALACAATVIGTISSPQATERFKMEQASLVSNRPLGGDGPMQTEAPEGPKEPSVSEYSLPSALCGMTQVASAIAVCGLGEKGEVKCPVASSGHVSAANASAATPPLCSLATGKSMELGNEAIAEALLKEAALVLTKPNTYSSMGDLMESMTRRIIENASKPQSSCSENVIGNELAQTLSNVILKHSMDEVHQKNKIFDPDDGRHSSETLDTLMESTHQLLFNVICSTIKKMSHMIQLGECPTGLSKETIRWREMDLDCQLPDQAAGQAWTKATEYSSGHPLSNSTGLVINDLVDDVHLKQDNRGPVKPGLFQNPTLQCELSCSPRVTDSSTAETSPEEIYLKGTDVGEDTKNPHQTPSHNENERRVSSEGERTPTVGKCSSCSQDAEDSIHANVQEKYNGASPLNSEVQVNLSLLGNDLLLPAQSVLQAKHADVYGITDFAEELAETIVSMATEIAAICLDNSNGKQPWFCAWKRGSEFLITPNKPCRSLKRKKESQASGATVRKHKPPRLSEIKRKTDEHPELKEKLMNRVVDESMNPEDIPDSVNIFANEVAAKIMNLTEFSMVEGVWQAQSYTRNRLLSGDRWNRLKASSCESIPEEDSNARAFVNSLGLTSTLSQPVSRASSVSKQSSCESITDEFARFMVNQMENEGRGFELLLDYYAGKNASSILNSAMQQACQKNDHLSVRPSCPSKQSSTESITEEFYRYMLRDIERESKDSASSRRSSQDWTAGLLSPSLRSPRCYRQSSVPDSRSLGARLTVNVPIKANSLDGFAQNSQPDLLSAQPVSSASSSGLCKSDSCLYWRGGTDQITNMLIHETWANSIKALMQKNKIITDDAEAADAEPVSGGSGLQVEKCVNRSASSRGRSGPTLLVQESVDYPRKDSVTESKHPPVWSPSKAAPLTKHKGLDSKKETSSCRDAVPLSCTRRSLCSREVPLIQIEMDQREECIGEPEHFLSNNNPLEEAEEPLKKEKVSDVVRSGDAALSACPNHSDSLDARDVPEAEVSTEGRVPDEFSNPPGSSAESTDSWSQLANEEDNPDDTSSFLQLSEQSMSNGNSSATSSLGIMDLDIYQESMPSSPMINELVEEKEILKEQSEHIEECASGMPVGAASRQGSLLVINFDLEPECPDAELRATLQWIAASELGIPTIYFKKSQENRIEKFLDVVRLVHQKSWKVGDIFHAVVQYCKMHEERKDGTPSLFDWLLELG
- the SPHKAP gene encoding A-kinase anchor protein SPHKAP isoform X3, with product MDGNSLLSVPSNLESPLMCEVSAPQQGSASGGSGSSLGGSITACKKVLRSNSLLESTDYWLRNQRTPCQIGFVEDKSENCASVCFVNLDVNKDECNTEHLQQKLVNVSPDLPKLINSMNVQQPKENEIVLLSGLTSGNLQADFEVSQCPWLPDICLVQCARGNRPNSTNCIIFEINKFLIGLELVQERQLHLETNVLKVEDDTNCSLSSIEEDFLTASEHLEEESEVEEYRNGYENISIAAHVLESKKPEEAIQEEWNCSKEKLLCTLEDKYVSKYHTLLIKTEGSLEKAAEDTTLQSLDPSAKPCEWKGEAEENDGPATNCYYSENFKGQVGNSQALYIPGDAYFSRMVEKDGPSACGTVTEHGSNLDPGDHEDGTNSLPPIQHGEVTTGEYATNLAESVLQDAFIRLSQSPPTIPQEPEASVSVGSVLLPTGCSTKDIVVPQSWNELPKIVIFQSPDGSNTAPEPGISSWPETEVSAETSGVLSGENTRHPQSALEIALACAATVIGTISSPQATERFKMEQASLVSNRPLGGDGPMQTEAPEGPKEPSVSEYSLPSALCGMTQVASAIAVCGLGEKGEVKCPVASSGHVSAANASAATPPLCSLATGKSMELGNEAIAEALLKEAALVLTKPNTYSSMGDLMESMTRRIIENASKPQSSCSENVIGNELAQTLSNVILKHSMDEVHQKNKIFDPDDGRHSSETLDTLMESTHQLLFNVICSTIKKMSHMIQLGECPTGLSKETIRWREMDLDCQLPDQAAGQAWTKATEYSSGHPLSNSTGLVINDLVDDVHLKQDNRGPVKPGLFQNPTLQCELSCSPRVTDSSTAETSPEEIYLKGTDVGEDTKNPHQTPSHNENERRVSSEGERTPTVGKCSSCSQDAEDSIHANVQEKYNGASPLNSEVQVNLSLLGNDLLLPAQSVLQAKHADVYGITDFAEELAETIVSMATEIAAICLDNSNGKQPWFCAWKRGSEFLITPNKPCRSLKRKKESQASGATVRKHKPPRLSEIKRKTDEHPELKEKLMNRVVDESMNPEDIPDSVNIFANEVAAKIMNLTEFSMVEGVWQAQSYTRNRLLSGDRWNRLKASSCESIPEEDSNARAFVNSLGLTSTLSQPVSRASSVSKQSSCESITDEFARFMVNQMENEGRGFELLLDYYAGKNASSILNSAMQQACQKNDHLSVRPSCPSKQSSTESITEEFYRYMLRDIERESKDSASSRRSSQDWTAGLLSPSLRSPRCYRQSSVPDSRSLGARLTVNVPIKANSLDGFAQNSQPDLLSAQPVSSASSSGLCKSDSCLYWRGGTDQITNMLIHETWANSIKALMQKNKIITDDAEAADAEPVSGGSGLQVEKCVNRSASSRGRSGPTLLVQESVDYPRKDSVTESKHPPVWSPSKAAPLTKHKGLDSKKETSSCRDAVPLSCTRRSLCSREVPLIQIEMDQREECIGEPEHFLSNNNPLEEAEEPLKKEKVSDVVRSGDAALSACPNHSDSLDARDVPEAEVSTEGRVPDEFSNPPGSSAESTDSWSQLANEEDNPDDTSSFLQLSEQSMSNGNSSATSSLGIMDLDIYQESMPSSPMINELVEEKEILKEQSEHIEECASGMPVGAASRQGSLLVINFDLEPECPDAELRATLQWIAASELGIPTIYFKKSQENRIEKFLDVVRLVHQKSWKVGDIFHAVVQYCKMHEERKDGTPSLFDWLLELG